Within Candidatus Rokuibacteriota bacterium, the genomic segment CCGCCGGGCTGGTCGCCGACCTCGAGGAGTGCTTGGGGCGCCGGGTCGACGTGCTCACCGAGGGCGCGCTCCACTGGTACATTCGCGACCGGGTGCTTCGAGAAGCCGTCCCCCTGTGAAGGACGACCGGCTCTCCGCCGCTCCCACCCCTGATCTGGGCGACTCGATCCCCCGAACGTGGGGCCCTGGGCGCGGCCTGATCCCCCTCGCCTATGAGTGCCTGTTCGTGGCAACATCCCCCCGTGGCCCGCAACGACCAGGTCACCCGCCAGTGGCACCTCCTGCGACGCCTGGAAGGCTCGACCGGGCTGACGCTGCAGGCGCTCGCCGAGGGACTGCCTGACGACTTCCCCAGGCACCTCCGCACGGTGCGCCGGGATCTGGCGGCGCTGGAGGGCGCCGGCTTCCCGCTGGTGACCGAGCGCGCCAGCGGCCAGACCCGGTGGAAGCTGCTCGACGGCTTCCGGCGACTGCCGGCGCTCGGGTTCGCTCCCTCGGAGCTCATGGCGCTGGTGTTCAGCCGCGACCTGCTCCGTCCGCTCCAGGGTACCCACATCCACGCCGCGCTCGACTCCGCGTTGACGAAAGCGTCGGCGGCGCTGCCGCCGGCTGGCCTCGACTTCGTCCGCCACATGCGCGAGTTCCTCTCGGTCCGATTCGGCCCGCACAAGACCTACCGCGCGCACCGCGAGGTGATCGAGCGCGCGAGCCGCGCGATCGCCGACCGGCGGACCGTCCAGATGTGGTACCTGTCTGCGTCCAGTGGCAAGACCGGTCGCCGCGAGGTCGACCCCTACCATCTCTGGTACGCGGCGGGCGGGCTCTACCTGATCGGCCACTGCCATCGCCGGCGGGACGTCCGCATGTTCGCGGTCGAACGGATTCGCTCCCTCACGATCACGGACCACCCGTACCAGCTCCCCCTCGGGTTCGACGTCGAGGCGTACGTGCAGGACGCGCTCGTGGTGATGCGGGGCCGGCAGATCACCGTCGAGCTGCTGTTCGACCGGCCCACTGCCGCCTGGGCGCGGGACCGCGTCTGGCACCCGAGCCAGGAGCTGG encodes:
- a CDS encoding WYL domain-containing protein is translated as MARNDQVTRQWHLLRRLEGSTGLTLQALAEGLPDDFPRHLRTVRRDLAALEGAGFPLVTERASGQTRWKLLDGFRRLPALGFAPSELMALVFSRDLLRPLQGTHIHAALDSALTKASAALPPAGLDFVRHMREFLSVRFGPHKTYRAHREVIERASRAIADRRTVQMWYLSASSGKTGRREVDPYHLWYAAGGLYLIGHCHRRRDVRMFAVERIRSLTITDHPYQLPLGFDVEAYVQDALVVMRGRQITVELLFDRPTAAWARDRVWHPSQELAPLRDGKLRMMLRAADTRELVGWILSFGRGVKVVRPAALRDKVREEALALSRH